Proteins found in one Hoplias malabaricus isolate fHopMal1 chromosome 17, fHopMal1.hap1, whole genome shotgun sequence genomic segment:
- the wfs1b gene encoding wolframin isoform X2, translating to MTPQHHKVGRYYLRLSEKENEELNSVTAVTWLLQAARNGRRDAVKLLQWCLNQRKGITAENREEVHRLASESRFERSVRKAALSMFWKLNPERKRRVTASELLENISQVNTEPDGATTPLSRSILKQRKVLESLVSADGTQFVGVEEFVENTKRYAQGFSPSPALDADAVDDDDDDDDEEPVKNPDELPLRQKILKFPLHAVTEVKEVLIDWASRAGMQWISTLIPTHHVNTLIFFFIISNLTLDFFLLVIPLVVFYLSFLSMVICTLRVFQNSKAWENFRTLTGLLAHFEPGLDLEQAESNFTWTHLEPHLHFLLSALFLILSFPVADKSWLPCSELATVAVFFTVSSFLSLRPAVQEHAKPALLTQVMSAACSQANKLLGGTMWWLVGGSWFNVAVCDWLVLHVSFPCVLYVFLLFLCGRMAASRGMHGSYSILLPYLLCFVWCELSITLLRESTVLGLLRSAVGYFLFFFTLPVLSLALTAVLLVQLLQWFLALELAKMAVTLCVCVLPVLLRWWTRFSMSPLALVRSLRRSSMVKLILVWISALLLFSWFYVYRSEGMKVYNSTLTWQQYGEMCGPRAWKERNMAHTQILCSHLEGHRVTWEGRFKYVRVTEIENGAQAVINLLPGVIADWVRCLYGDEYPPCDKTVPGPSDPLCQLKALANHRCHVKRFDRYKFEVTMGMPHGDRKGKHMHDIDDATKDIVLRASNEFRSVLLALGSGSLVEFSTVLEGRLGSKWPVFELKALRCRNCTSRLVPLRRQVKIEQDWRVNARNAFAFAFNFLFHPLLTAEVDAAVSTEVSV from the exons ATGACACCACAGCATCACAag GTTGGCAGGTACTACCTGCGCCTCTCTGAGAAGGAGAATGAGGAACTgaacagtgtcactgctgtaacGTGGCTCCTGCAGGCAGCAAGAAATGGCCGTAGAGATGCAGTAAAGCTCCTGCAGTGGTGTCTAAACCAGAGGAAAG gCATCACGGCCGAGAACCGGGAGGAAGTGCATAGGTTGGCGTCCGAATCTCGTTTTGAGCGAAGCGTCAGAAAAGCAGCTCTGTCTATGTTCTGGAAACTGAATccagaaagaaagaggagagtGACTGCCTCAGAACTGCTGGAAAACATTAGCCAGGTCAATACAGAACCCG ATGGCGCCACTACTCCGCTCTCGAGGTCCATTCTGAAACAGAGAAAGGTTCTGGAGAGCCTCGTCTCCGCTGATG ggACTCAGTTTGTTGGAGTGGAGGAGTTTGTTGAGAACACAAAGCGTTACGCTCAAGGCTTCTCTCCGTCTCCAGCTCTGGATGCTGATGCTGTTGACGACgacgacgatgatgatgatgaagaaccGGTAAAGAACCCTGATGAACTGCCTCTGCGTCAGAAG ATCTTAAAGTTCCCCCTCCACGCAGTGACGGAAGTGAAGGAGGTGCTGATCGACTGGGCGTCTCGTGCTGGGATGCAGTGGATCAGCACCTTGATCCCCACCCACCACGTCAACACGctcatcttcttcttcatcatctccAACCTCACACTGGACTTTTTCCTCCTGGTCATCCCTCTGGTCGTATTCTACCTCTCCTTTCTTTCCATGGTCATCTGCACACTGAGGGTCTTCCAGAACAGCAAAGCCTGGGAGAACTTCAGAACCTTGACGGGCCTACTGGCCCATTTCGAGCCGGGCTTGGACCTGGAGCAGGCGGAGTCCAACTTTACCTGGACTCACCTGGAGCCTCATTTGCACTTCCTGCTCTCTGCGCTCTTCCTCATCCTGTCATTTCCTGTGGCGGATAAGTCCTGGCTGCCATGCTCTGAACTGGCCACAGTGGCGGTCTTCTTCACTGTCAGCAGCTTCCTGAGTCTGCGTCCGGCAGTGCAAGAACACGCAAAACCAGCGCTTCTCACGCAGGTCATGTCCGCTGCATGTTCCCAGGCTAACAAGCTGCTAGGGGGCACCATGTGGTGGCTGGTGGGAGGGTCTTGGTTTAACGTGGCGGTTTGTGACTGGTTAGTCCTTCACGTTAGTTTTCCCTGTGTCCTGTATGTTTTCCTGCTGTTCCTGTGTGGACGCATGGCTGCCTCGAGGGGGATGCACGGCTCCTACAGCATCCTGCTGCCGTACCTGCTCTGCTTTGTCTGGTGTGAATTATCCATAACATTGTTGCGAGAGTCCACAGTGCTAGGACTCTTGCGCTCTGCTGTAGGCtacttcctcttcttctttacTCTCCCGGTGCTGTCTCTGGCGCTCACGGCCGTGCTCTTGGTGCAGCTGCTGCAGTGGTTTCTGGCACTGGAGCTGGCGAAGATGGCTGTGACGCTGTGCGTCTGTGTGCTGCCGGTCTTGCTGCGATGGTGGACTCGCTTCAGCATGTCTCCCCTGGCACTGGTCCGCTCTCTGCGCCGCAGCAGCATGGTGAAGCTGATCCTGGTGTGGATTTCCGCACTGCTGCTCTTCAGCTGGTTCTACGTTTACCGTTCTGAGGGGATGAAGGTGTATAACTCCACCCTGACCTGGCAGCAGTACGGAGAGATGTGTGGACCTCGTGCATGGAAGGAACGCAACATGGCGCACACACAGATCCTCTGCAGTCACCTGGAGGGCCACCGCGTAACTTGGGAGGGGCGTTTCAAATACGTCAGAGTCACGGAGATAGAGAACGGAGCTCAGGCTGTGATCAACCTGCTTCCCGGTGTTATAGCGGACTGGGTCCGGTGTCTGTACGGAGACGAATATCCACCCTGTGACAAGACTGTGCCAGGGCCTAGTGACCCGCTCTGTCAACTCAAAGCTCTAGCCAATCACAGGTGCCATGTCAAACGGTTTGACCGCTACAAGTTTGAAGTGACCATGGGAATGCCCCATGGGGATAGGAAGGGGAAACATATGCACGACATTGACGATGCAACCAAAGACATTGTGCTTCGAGCAAGTAACGAGTTCCGCAGCGTTCTCCTGGCGCTCGGTTCTGGCAGCCTGGTGGAGTTCAGTACGGTTCTGGAAGGACGACTCGGGAGTAAGTGGCCCGTGTTCGAGCTTAAAGCACTTCGCTGTCGGAATTGTACGTCTCGCCTGGTTCCTTTACGACGGCAGGTCAAGATCGAACAGGACTGGAGGGTTAACGCCAGGAACGCCTTTGCATTTGCCTTTAACTTTCTCTTCCATCCTTTACTTACTGCTGAGGTGGACGCTGCTGTGTCTACAGAAGTATCTGTGTAA
- the spon2b gene encoding spondin-2b, which yields MEEMLKIWMVVLLLNGVSPMPVNVDSVCSVASTAKYSLTFTGKWSQMSFPKQYPVYRPPAQWSPLIGVTHSSDFHMWQQGEFASNGVREFSEKGEAWTLIKEVETAGERIQSVYGLFSTPAVLQGTGQTQTEFHVYARHSFLSFMMRLVPSPDWFVGVDSLNLCDGNHWRENISIDLFPFDAGTDSGFTFSSPNFETIPQDKVTQITSSFPSHPANSFFYPRLKHLPPIAKVTLSKIKSQDIFTLPIEPTQSNQIPTGNDIQDSLINTPLDCEVSVWSPWGLCRGQCGEKGERRRTRYITIQPANNGAECPPLEEHKGCVPDNCVSELGPSVKPIKS from the exons ATGGAGGAGATGCTGAAGATATGGATGGTAGTTCTGCTGCTGAATGGAGTCAGTCCGATGCCTGTAAATGTTgactctgtgtgttctgtggcGTCCACAGCCAAGTACAGCCTCACTTTCACAGGAAAATGGAGCCAGATGTCTTTCCCCAAACAGTACCCCGTTTACAGACCCCCAGCTCAGTGGTCTCCCCTGATTG GAGTGACCCACAGTTCGGACTTCCACATGTGGCAGCAGGGCGAGTTTGCAAGTAACGGGGTCAGAGAGTTTTCAGAGAAAGGTGAGGCGTGGACTCTGATTAAAGAGGTGGAAACAGCTGGAGAGCGGATTCAGAGCGTTTACGGACTCTTCTCCACGCCAGCTGTGCTCCAAGGAACCGGACAAACCCAAACAGAATTCCATGTCTACGCTAGACACTCTTTC CTGTCATTTATGATGCGGCTCGTGCCAAGCCCTGATTGGTTCGTTGGAGTGGACAGCTTAAACCTCTGCGATGGAAATCACTGGAGAGAAAACATCAGCATCGACTTGTTTCCTTTTGATGCTGGAACGGACAGCGGCTTTACCTTCTCCTCTCCAAACTTTGAGACCATCCCCCAGGATAAAGTCACCCAG ATTACCTCATCCTTTCCCTCCCATCCGGCAAATTCCTTCTTCTACCCTCGACTGAAGCACCTCCCTCCGATCGCCAAGGTCACGCTCTCCAAAATCAAGAGCCAAGACATCTTTACTCTCCCCATCGAACCCACACAGTCCAATCAGATTCCCACCGGCAACGACATACAGGACTCCCTCATCA ACACTCCTCTGGACTGTGAGGTCTCAGTGTGGTCTCCGTGGGGTTTGTGTCGAGGTCAGTgtggagagaaaggagagagacgTCGGACAAGATACATCACCATTCAGCCGGCCAACAACGGGGCGGAGTGCCCCCCTCTAGAGGAACACAAGGGCTGTGTTCCTGATAACTGTGTCTCAGAACTTGGTCCAAGCGTGAAACcaataaaatcataa
- the wfs1b gene encoding wolframin isoform X1 yields MMDPPVAPPSLPPFPSVSASFTPDSSTHMTPPPRPRLQRGRSQLNAGRDDTMMSEATPPYLHTDSPAGDIPENVDVEELKHRAKNGDYKAQTEVGRYYLRLSEKENEELNSVTAVTWLLQAARNGRRDAVKLLQWCLNQRKGITAENREEVHRLASESRFERSVRKAALSMFWKLNPERKRRVTASELLENISQVNTEPDGATTPLSRSILKQRKVLESLVSADGTQFVGVEEFVENTKRYAQGFSPSPALDADAVDDDDDDDDEEPVKNPDELPLRQKILKFPLHAVTEVKEVLIDWASRAGMQWISTLIPTHHVNTLIFFFIISNLTLDFFLLVIPLVVFYLSFLSMVICTLRVFQNSKAWENFRTLTGLLAHFEPGLDLEQAESNFTWTHLEPHLHFLLSALFLILSFPVADKSWLPCSELATVAVFFTVSSFLSLRPAVQEHAKPALLTQVMSAACSQANKLLGGTMWWLVGGSWFNVAVCDWLVLHVSFPCVLYVFLLFLCGRMAASRGMHGSYSILLPYLLCFVWCELSITLLRESTVLGLLRSAVGYFLFFFTLPVLSLALTAVLLVQLLQWFLALELAKMAVTLCVCVLPVLLRWWTRFSMSPLALVRSLRRSSMVKLILVWISALLLFSWFYVYRSEGMKVYNSTLTWQQYGEMCGPRAWKERNMAHTQILCSHLEGHRVTWEGRFKYVRVTEIENGAQAVINLLPGVIADWVRCLYGDEYPPCDKTVPGPSDPLCQLKALANHRCHVKRFDRYKFEVTMGMPHGDRKGKHMHDIDDATKDIVLRASNEFRSVLLALGSGSLVEFSTVLEGRLGSKWPVFELKALRCRNCTSRLVPLRRQVKIEQDWRVNARNAFAFAFNFLFHPLLTAEVDAAVSTEVSV; encoded by the exons ATG ATGGATCCTCCTGTGGCCCCGCCCTCTCTGCCCCCTTTCCCTTCAGTCTCTGCCTCCTTCACCCCTGACTCCTCCACCCACATGACTCCACCCCCTCGGCCTAGGCTCCAGAGAGGACGCTCCCAGCTGAATGCAGGCAGAGATGATACCATGATGAGTGAAGCCACGCCCCCTTATCTGCATACAGATTCTCCTGCAG GGGACATTCCAGAGAATGTGGACGTAGAGGAACTGAAGCACCGAGCTAAGAATGGAGACTACAAAGCCCAGACTGAG GTTGGCAGGTACTACCTGCGCCTCTCTGAGAAGGAGAATGAGGAACTgaacagtgtcactgctgtaacGTGGCTCCTGCAGGCAGCAAGAAATGGCCGTAGAGATGCAGTAAAGCTCCTGCAGTGGTGTCTAAACCAGAGGAAAG gCATCACGGCCGAGAACCGGGAGGAAGTGCATAGGTTGGCGTCCGAATCTCGTTTTGAGCGAAGCGTCAGAAAAGCAGCTCTGTCTATGTTCTGGAAACTGAATccagaaagaaagaggagagtGACTGCCTCAGAACTGCTGGAAAACATTAGCCAGGTCAATACAGAACCCG ATGGCGCCACTACTCCGCTCTCGAGGTCCATTCTGAAACAGAGAAAGGTTCTGGAGAGCCTCGTCTCCGCTGATG ggACTCAGTTTGTTGGAGTGGAGGAGTTTGTTGAGAACACAAAGCGTTACGCTCAAGGCTTCTCTCCGTCTCCAGCTCTGGATGCTGATGCTGTTGACGACgacgacgatgatgatgatgaagaaccGGTAAAGAACCCTGATGAACTGCCTCTGCGTCAGAAG ATCTTAAAGTTCCCCCTCCACGCAGTGACGGAAGTGAAGGAGGTGCTGATCGACTGGGCGTCTCGTGCTGGGATGCAGTGGATCAGCACCTTGATCCCCACCCACCACGTCAACACGctcatcttcttcttcatcatctccAACCTCACACTGGACTTTTTCCTCCTGGTCATCCCTCTGGTCGTATTCTACCTCTCCTTTCTTTCCATGGTCATCTGCACACTGAGGGTCTTCCAGAACAGCAAAGCCTGGGAGAACTTCAGAACCTTGACGGGCCTACTGGCCCATTTCGAGCCGGGCTTGGACCTGGAGCAGGCGGAGTCCAACTTTACCTGGACTCACCTGGAGCCTCATTTGCACTTCCTGCTCTCTGCGCTCTTCCTCATCCTGTCATTTCCTGTGGCGGATAAGTCCTGGCTGCCATGCTCTGAACTGGCCACAGTGGCGGTCTTCTTCACTGTCAGCAGCTTCCTGAGTCTGCGTCCGGCAGTGCAAGAACACGCAAAACCAGCGCTTCTCACGCAGGTCATGTCCGCTGCATGTTCCCAGGCTAACAAGCTGCTAGGGGGCACCATGTGGTGGCTGGTGGGAGGGTCTTGGTTTAACGTGGCGGTTTGTGACTGGTTAGTCCTTCACGTTAGTTTTCCCTGTGTCCTGTATGTTTTCCTGCTGTTCCTGTGTGGACGCATGGCTGCCTCGAGGGGGATGCACGGCTCCTACAGCATCCTGCTGCCGTACCTGCTCTGCTTTGTCTGGTGTGAATTATCCATAACATTGTTGCGAGAGTCCACAGTGCTAGGACTCTTGCGCTCTGCTGTAGGCtacttcctcttcttctttacTCTCCCGGTGCTGTCTCTGGCGCTCACGGCCGTGCTCTTGGTGCAGCTGCTGCAGTGGTTTCTGGCACTGGAGCTGGCGAAGATGGCTGTGACGCTGTGCGTCTGTGTGCTGCCGGTCTTGCTGCGATGGTGGACTCGCTTCAGCATGTCTCCCCTGGCACTGGTCCGCTCTCTGCGCCGCAGCAGCATGGTGAAGCTGATCCTGGTGTGGATTTCCGCACTGCTGCTCTTCAGCTGGTTCTACGTTTACCGTTCTGAGGGGATGAAGGTGTATAACTCCACCCTGACCTGGCAGCAGTACGGAGAGATGTGTGGACCTCGTGCATGGAAGGAACGCAACATGGCGCACACACAGATCCTCTGCAGTCACCTGGAGGGCCACCGCGTAACTTGGGAGGGGCGTTTCAAATACGTCAGAGTCACGGAGATAGAGAACGGAGCTCAGGCTGTGATCAACCTGCTTCCCGGTGTTATAGCGGACTGGGTCCGGTGTCTGTACGGAGACGAATATCCACCCTGTGACAAGACTGTGCCAGGGCCTAGTGACCCGCTCTGTCAACTCAAAGCTCTAGCCAATCACAGGTGCCATGTCAAACGGTTTGACCGCTACAAGTTTGAAGTGACCATGGGAATGCCCCATGGGGATAGGAAGGGGAAACATATGCACGACATTGACGATGCAACCAAAGACATTGTGCTTCGAGCAAGTAACGAGTTCCGCAGCGTTCTCCTGGCGCTCGGTTCTGGCAGCCTGGTGGAGTTCAGTACGGTTCTGGAAGGACGACTCGGGAGTAAGTGGCCCGTGTTCGAGCTTAAAGCACTTCGCTGTCGGAATTGTACGTCTCGCCTGGTTCCTTTACGACGGCAGGTCAAGATCGAACAGGACTGGAGGGTTAACGCCAGGAACGCCTTTGCATTTGCCTTTAACTTTCTCTTCCATCCTTTACTTACTGCTGAGGTGGACGCTGCTGTGTCTACAGAAGTATCTGTGTAA
- the si:ch211-255i20.3 gene encoding transmembrane emp24 domain-containing protein 11 produces MNPGRIYVVLTCFISFSSAMYFDLLQQREKCIIEEIPEDTLVTGYFFLEHWDEKKQDSSPHLGLTVTVKDPNNEVLLMKRFGRYGKFTFTSHSSGQHFLCVQSNSTRFSVFAGERLKVHLDIQMGEHSIDPTVEKTKDTVKNIEFKIKHLIDQIQYISKQQDFQREREETFRQMSEETNGSVLWWAMIQTSILLAVGFWQMRSLKNFLIEKKLV; encoded by the exons ATGAATCCAGGCAGGATTTACGTGGTTTTAACATGTTTTATTAGCTTCTCCTCTGCAATGTACTTTGATTTGCTTCAACAAAGAGAGAAGTGCATCATCGAGGAGATACCAGAGGACACACTCGTCACAG GTTATTTTTTTCTAGAGCACTGGGATGAAAAGAAACAAGACAGCTCTCCACATCTGGGTTTAACCGTCACTGTCAAAGACCCGAACAATGAG GTTTTGCTGATGAAGCGTTTTGGGAGATATGGGAAGTTCACCTTCACATCCCATTCCTCCGGGCAGcacttcctctgtgtgcaatCAAACTCCACCCGGTTCTCAGTGTTTGCAGGAGAACGTCTA AAGGTTCATCTCGACATTCAGATGGGGGAACACTCCATCGACCCAACAGTAGAAAAGACCAAGGACACGGTGAAAAATATtgagtttaaaataaaacacctcATCGACCAGATCCAGTACATCAGCAAACAGCAAGACTTCCAGAGG GAGCGTGAGGAAACGTTTCGGCAGATGAGTGAAGAGACGAATGGAAGTGTTTTGTGGTGGGCAATGATCCAGACCTCAATTCTCCTCGCTGTGGGATTCTGGCAAATGAGGAGTTTGAAAAACTTCCTAATAGAAAAGAAACTGGTTTAA